A single region of the Idiomarinaceae bacterium HL-53 genome encodes:
- a CDS encoding tRNA dimethylallyltransferase, with protein sequence MQLERGVICISGPTAAGKTALAMEIYDRFPTEIISVDSALIYKQMDIGTAKPTAQELASYPHHLIDILDPADSYSAADFATDARRLIEEIFARGNTPLLVGGTMLYYRALLAGLSNLPEANAEVRAELSRRAENEGWQALHKELHALDPVSAQRIHPNDPQRLTRALEVHVLTGQSLTELTTTQKPGLPYATWQIAVAPAERKVLHERIALRFEQMLASGFEAEVKNLMARGDLHLDMPSMRCVGYRQMWQYLCGDFDSQTMQERGIIATRQLAKRQITWLRSWPALHWIDPLESSALDSALKRLQEAPTSVDVWKV encoded by the coding sequence ATGCAATTAGAGCGCGGCGTGATTTGTATTAGTGGGCCAACCGCAGCAGGTAAAACTGCGCTTGCCATGGAAATTTATGATCGATTCCCAACAGAGATTATTAGTGTCGATTCGGCTTTAATATATAAACAGATGGATATTGGTACAGCAAAGCCAACAGCGCAAGAGCTCGCCTCATACCCTCATCATTTAATCGATATTCTCGACCCTGCGGATAGCTACTCGGCAGCCGATTTCGCCACCGATGCGAGGCGCTTGATTGAAGAGATTTTTGCTCGTGGTAATACGCCTCTGCTCGTCGGCGGTACGATGCTGTATTACCGTGCTTTACTCGCTGGATTATCGAACTTACCTGAAGCCAATGCGGAAGTCCGAGCCGAGCTTTCTCGAAGAGCAGAAAATGAGGGTTGGCAAGCGCTCCATAAAGAACTTCATGCGCTTGATCCGGTGAGTGCGCAGAGAATACACCCGAATGACCCACAGCGTCTGACAAGAGCTCTTGAAGTACATGTACTCACCGGCCAATCATTAACTGAGCTAACGACGACACAAAAACCCGGGCTGCCCTATGCCACATGGCAAATTGCAGTTGCACCTGCAGAGCGAAAAGTTTTACATGAGCGTATTGCATTGCGTTTTGAACAAATGCTGGCTTCGGGTTTTGAAGCTGAGGTGAAAAACCTAATGGCACGAGGCGACTTGCATCTAGATATGCCGTCTATGCGTTGCGTTGGCTATCGGCAAATGTGGCAATATTTGTGTGGTGATTTCGATTCCCAAACCATGCAAGAGCGAGGTATTATTGCTACTCGGCAACTGGCAAAACGCCAAATTACCTGGCTTCGCTCATGGCCAGCACTCCATTGGATAGATCCACTAGAGTCGAGTGCGCTCGATTCCGCCTTGAAAAGACTTCAAGAAGCCCCAACTTCTGTCGATGTATGGAAAGTGTAG
- a CDS encoding epoxyqueuosine reductase, giving the protein MSESIDYQQLAEKIKAWGEELGFQQVGIADLDLSKHEAALQDWLDKQYHGDMDYMERHGMLRARPAELHPGSLRAISVRMDYLPKNAKFGSVLRQKDLAYVSRYALGRDYHKVMRKRLKQLGDKIKAYCEHTDFRPFVDSAPILERPLAEKAGLGWTGKHSLLLDSKDGSWFFLGELLINLPLPIDKPQAEQCGSCTACMTICPTQAIVEPYVVDARKCISYLTIEHPGVIDEKYRKAMGNRIYGCDDCQLICPWNRYATPTPEADFLPRHALHAPKLLDLWAWNEETFMKQTEGSPIRRIGFEKWQRNLAIALGNAPHELAIIDALEEKLEHVTAMVREHVSWAIEQQKEKQERTSRQEQRLIRAIEKGLPRDF; this is encoded by the coding sequence ATGTCCGAGAGTATAGATTACCAGCAGCTTGCTGAAAAAATAAAAGCTTGGGGAGAGGAACTTGGCTTCCAACAAGTTGGTATCGCCGATCTCGACTTAAGCAAGCACGAAGCCGCTTTACAAGACTGGCTCGACAAACAATACCACGGTGATATGGATTACATGGAACGCCACGGCATGTTGCGTGCCCGTCCTGCTGAGCTTCACCCCGGTAGTCTGAGAGCCATTAGTGTGCGCATGGACTATCTGCCCAAAAACGCAAAATTTGGTTCGGTGCTTCGACAAAAAGATCTCGCTTATGTAAGCCGATATGCTCTCGGGCGAGATTATCACAAAGTTATGCGCAAACGCTTGAAGCAACTGGGCGACAAAATAAAGGCCTATTGCGAGCACACTGACTTTCGTCCATTCGTGGACTCAGCACCCATTTTAGAACGCCCCCTTGCCGAGAAGGCCGGTTTAGGCTGGACAGGCAAACATAGTTTGCTTCTTGATAGCAAAGACGGTTCATGGTTTTTCCTTGGTGAACTCTTGATAAACCTGCCACTGCCAATCGATAAACCGCAAGCTGAGCAATGCGGGAGCTGTACCGCATGCATGACAATTTGCCCTACACAAGCCATTGTTGAACCCTATGTTGTCGACGCGCGTAAATGCATTTCCTACCTGACGATAGAGCACCCAGGGGTGATTGACGAAAAGTATCGTAAAGCGATGGGAAATCGCATTTATGGCTGCGACGACTGTCAGTTAATTTGCCCATGGAATCGATATGCAACGCCCACACCAGAAGCCGATTTCTTGCCCAGGCATGCCTTACATGCTCCGAAACTACTCGACCTATGGGCTTGGAATGAAGAAACGTTCATGAAGCAAACTGAAGGCTCGCCGATTCGAAGGATTGGATTCGAAAAATGGCAGAGAAATCTCGCTATAGCGCTGGGCAATGCTCCGCATGAGTTGGCAATCATCGACGCTCTGGAGGAAAAGCTCGAGCACGTCACTGCCATGGTCCGCGAACACGTTAGTTGGGCGATCGAACAGCAAAAAGAAAAGCAGGAGCGAACCTCAAGACAAGAACAACGCCTGATTCGCGCTATTGAGAAGGGGTTACCCAGAGATTTTTAA
- a CDS encoding RNA-binding protein Hfq: MAKGQTLQDPFLNALRRERIPVSIYLVNGIKLQGQIESFDQFVVLLKNTVSQMVYKHAISTVVPSRIPSQYPPTNGQEHDDINDHL; this comes from the coding sequence ATGGCTAAGGGACAAACCTTGCAGGATCCGTTCTTGAATGCACTACGCAGAGAGCGAATTCCGGTATCTATTTACCTAGTAAATGGCATAAAATTACAGGGGCAAATCGAGTCTTTCGATCAGTTTGTGGTGCTACTGAAAAATACAGTAAGCCAAATGGTGTACAAACATGCGATTTCAACCGTGGTTCCGTCTCGTATTCCGAGCCAGTATCCGCCTACCAATGGGCAAGAGCACGACGATATTAACGATCACCTGTAA
- a CDS encoding N-acetylmuramoyl-L-alanine amidase → MLRAGHRFKVFFAFVALFASAMAVSQANTIEDVRIWAHDDKTRVVFDLVREPHFTYFTLYDGGPHRIVIDFQGTSHQLDLEQIATNSILLERVRGSSPPESGVARIVLDVNDSIDPVIFHLPPAGVSGHRLVVDLPGQSMIPERVQRVVRTAEHSELRPVVIAVDAGHGGRDPGSVGPTGKYEKHVTLAVAKMLADRINADPGMQAILTRTGDYGISLAQRQRLIRQARADFVVSIHADAFTSPGPRGASIWTLSPRRANTELGRALENKERLSEELYELDDALQQESNDQYLASVLLDMRKNDSIQDGMLAAETLLQSLGRVTDLHRQQPQGASLAVLSNIGTPSVLVELGFISNPQKERLLVSRDHQERLAQALYQGLRQNFIAYPIDGTILANQRIQTHVVARGDSLSVLAQRYNTTVEAIMQHNQLASTTLFVGQELEIPTSS, encoded by the coding sequence ATGTTGCGGGCAGGGCACAGGTTTAAGGTTTTTTTCGCATTCGTAGCGCTTTTCGCAAGCGCTATGGCTGTGAGTCAGGCCAACACCATCGAAGACGTCAGAATTTGGGCTCATGATGACAAAACCCGAGTGGTCTTTGATCTTGTGCGCGAGCCTCATTTCACCTATTTCACACTGTATGACGGCGGGCCGCACCGTATTGTCATCGACTTTCAAGGCACGTCACACCAGCTAGACCTTGAACAAATAGCGACTAATTCTATTTTACTTGAACGTGTCCGTGGAAGTTCACCACCTGAAAGCGGTGTTGCACGTATTGTGCTCGACGTAAACGACAGTATTGATCCTGTGATCTTTCACTTACCGCCGGCAGGCGTTAGTGGACACCGATTAGTCGTAGATTTGCCGGGGCAGTCGATGATTCCTGAACGGGTACAACGCGTGGTTCGCACGGCAGAACACAGTGAGCTAAGACCTGTGGTGATTGCGGTCGATGCGGGTCATGGTGGGCGTGATCCAGGCTCGGTAGGTCCTACGGGTAAATATGAAAAGCATGTGACATTGGCAGTCGCGAAGATGCTCGCTGATCGCATTAATGCCGATCCGGGCATGCAAGCGATTTTAACGCGCACGGGCGATTACGGTATTTCATTAGCACAACGTCAGCGTTTGATTCGCCAAGCGCGCGCTGATTTCGTTGTTTCCATTCATGCCGACGCATTCACGTCTCCAGGGCCGCGAGGAGCGTCTATTTGGACGCTGTCACCACGTCGCGCTAATACGGAGCTGGGTCGTGCATTAGAAAACAAAGAGAGATTGTCGGAAGAGCTTTACGAGTTAGACGATGCACTGCAGCAAGAGAGTAATGATCAGTATTTAGCGAGTGTGCTACTCGATATGCGCAAAAATGATTCAATTCAGGACGGTATGCTTGCAGCAGAAACGCTATTGCAGAGTTTGGGGCGAGTTACCGACCTGCATCGACAACAACCACAAGGAGCAAGCCTTGCGGTTTTGAGTAATATTGGAACCCCATCGGTATTGGTTGAGCTCGGTTTTATTTCAAATCCGCAAAAAGAACGATTACTAGTGAGCCGAGATCACCAAGAGCGCCTGGCGCAAGCGCTCTACCAAGGGCTTCGGCAAAACTTCATTGCCTACCCAATTGACGGCACTATTTTGGCGAATCAGCGCATACAAACCCATGTGGTTGCGCGTGGAGACTCTTTGTCGGTACTTGCACAACGCTACAATACAACCGTAGAAGCAATCATGCAGCATAATCAACTGGCAAGTACTACTTTGTTTGTCGGACAAGAACTTGAAATTCCAACGTCGTCGTAA
- a CDS encoding ATP-binding cassette, subfamily F, member 3: protein MIQAENLQLLRGHKMLLQNSKFTIFPGQRVGLVGANGTGKSSLFALIRGELREDQGSLQVPSQWRIASVAQETPALDTPAQDYVIEGDTEYLAVAETLAKAEAAENGERIAQLHERLDTISGYQVAARAATLLHGLGFTPEQIRQPVRSFSGGWRMRLNLAQALIARADLLLLDEPTNHLDLDTIVWLESWLKQFQGTVMVISHDRDFLDGIVTHILHIEQQQVFSYQGDYTSFQRQRSERIAQQRQQFEKEQEKRTHLQSFVDRFRAKASKAKQAQSRLKALEKLTATAPLDASVNYDLSFPEPNKLPNPLIQLEHVQAGYGSAIILENIQFNLVPGSRIGLLGRNGAGKSTLTKLLAGELTPLTGSREASQGLVIGYFAQHQLETLDPKASAAVHIQRLDEKASEQAIRDYLGRFGFQGDRAFEPVAPFSGGEKARLVLALLVYQKPNLLLLDEPTNHLDLDMREALVTALQEFAGAIVVVSHDRHFLRTTVDEYYLVHDHQVVQFKGDLDDYSLWLQENTVNLKGSSERVTKPSDNKKAQRQAAAAAREQLKPLRNELKKIERQMEVIQADLKDVNELLSAPDLYQTAPPEKLAEYFKRQSGLEEELELLEERWLEVEEQLQASD, encoded by the coding sequence ATGATCCAAGCCGAAAACTTACAGCTTTTGCGCGGCCACAAAATGCTGCTTCAGAACAGCAAGTTTACCATCTTTCCTGGCCAACGTGTCGGTCTCGTAGGCGCAAATGGTACTGGGAAATCATCGCTTTTCGCATTAATACGCGGCGAGCTTAGAGAAGATCAGGGGAGCTTACAGGTGCCCTCGCAATGGCGCATTGCAAGTGTTGCTCAAGAAACACCTGCGCTCGACACGCCAGCACAAGACTACGTGATTGAAGGTGACACGGAATACCTCGCTGTTGCAGAAACACTAGCCAAAGCTGAAGCCGCTGAAAATGGTGAGCGCATAGCGCAACTTCACGAACGCCTCGACACTATCAGTGGTTATCAAGTGGCAGCGCGCGCGGCAACCTTACTGCACGGCCTTGGCTTTACCCCTGAGCAAATTCGGCAACCGGTTCGTTCTTTTTCGGGTGGCTGGAGAATGCGTTTAAATCTTGCACAAGCTCTCATTGCGCGCGCCGACTTATTACTCCTCGATGAGCCAACGAACCACCTCGACTTGGACACCATTGTTTGGTTAGAAAGCTGGCTGAAACAATTCCAAGGCACCGTGATGGTGATTTCACACGATCGCGACTTCCTCGACGGCATCGTCACTCATATTTTGCACATTGAGCAGCAGCAAGTATTCAGTTACCAGGGAGATTATACGAGTTTCCAGCGCCAGCGCTCTGAGCGGATCGCACAACAACGTCAGCAATTCGAAAAGGAACAAGAAAAACGTACGCATTTGCAAAGTTTTGTGGATCGCTTCCGTGCTAAAGCCAGTAAGGCCAAACAGGCGCAAAGCCGATTAAAAGCACTCGAAAAGCTAACCGCGACGGCACCTCTCGACGCGTCCGTAAACTACGATTTGTCGTTTCCAGAGCCAAACAAGCTTCCAAATCCTCTCATTCAACTTGAGCATGTTCAGGCAGGTTACGGTAGTGCAATCATTCTAGAGAACATTCAATTTAACCTCGTTCCCGGTAGTCGCATTGGCCTTCTTGGACGCAACGGTGCGGGGAAATCGACGCTCACGAAGTTACTTGCGGGTGAGCTTACACCGCTCACCGGCAGTCGTGAAGCGAGCCAAGGGTTAGTGATTGGTTACTTCGCTCAGCATCAGCTTGAAACGCTCGATCCAAAAGCAAGTGCTGCTGTGCACATCCAAAGGCTAGATGAAAAAGCGAGTGAGCAGGCGATTCGAGATTACCTAGGACGATTTGGCTTTCAAGGGGATCGAGCGTTCGAACCCGTTGCGCCGTTCTCTGGAGGTGAGAAGGCGCGTCTTGTGTTAGCGCTACTGGTCTATCAAAAGCCAAATCTATTGTTACTAGATGAACCGACGAACCACCTTGATCTTGATATGCGCGAGGCACTTGTCACGGCTTTACAAGAATTCGCCGGCGCCATCGTTGTGGTGTCCCATGATCGTCACTTCCTGCGCACTACAGTCGACGAGTACTACTTAGTTCACGACCATCAAGTGGTGCAGTTTAAAGGTGATTTGGATGATTACAGCTTATGGTTACAAGAAAATACTGTGAACTTGAAGGGCTCGTCGGAACGCGTTACCAAACCTTCCGACAACAAAAAAGCACAGCGCCAAGCGGCTGCAGCCGCGCGTGAACAACTCAAGCCCTTGCGCAATGAGCTCAAAAAAATAGAACGGCAAATGGAAGTAATTCAAGCCGACTTGAAAGACGTAAACGAATTGCTTAGTGCCCCCGATTTATATCAAACGGCGCCACCTGAAAAGTTAGCCGAATATTTCAAACGCCAAAGTGGTTTAGAAGAAGAGTTAGAGCTGTTAGAAGAGCGCTGGCTCGAAGTTGAGGAACAACTCCAAGCCAGCGATTAA
- a CDS encoding tRNA threonylcarbamoyladenosine biosynthesis protein TsaE: protein MAAMKIVPLADANATVALGAALASGIEHPITIALRGDLGMGKTTLSRGLIQGLGHMGTVKSPTYTLVEPYELPKWRVYHFDLYRLADPEELEFMGIRDYFASDTVCLVEWPERGVGVLPPADITIELKAVVGAEGQIARTAKLEAYSKVGESLLSKL from the coding sequence ATGGCAGCAATGAAAATAGTACCGCTAGCAGACGCTAATGCAACCGTTGCACTCGGTGCCGCGCTTGCGAGCGGTATCGAACATCCTATTACAATAGCGTTGCGCGGAGATTTGGGAATGGGAAAGACCACGTTGAGTCGTGGTTTAATTCAGGGGCTGGGGCACATGGGTACCGTTAAAAGTCCTACCTATACACTAGTCGAACCCTATGAACTGCCGAAGTGGCGTGTTTATCATTTCGACTTATATCGCCTAGCAGACCCGGAAGAACTTGAATTCATGGGTATCAGGGATTATTTTGCATCAGATACAGTATGCTTAGTCGAGTGGCCAGAGCGTGGTGTCGGTGTACTCCCTCCTGCAGACATAACAATAGAATTAAAGGCAGTGGTGGGAGCAGAAGGTCAAATTGCAAGAACAGCAAAATTAGAGGCTTATTCTAAAGTTGGGGAAAGCTTACTTAGTAAGTTATAG
- a CDS encoding GTP-binding protein HflX, translated as MFDRYEGGEQAVLVHVNFVAESAREDLEELKLLVSSAGVSIGGVVTGARNAPDARLFVGSGKAEEIAALVKALNADVVIFNHALSPSQERNLERVFECRVIDRTGLILDIFAQRARTHEGKLQVELAQLRHISTRLIRGWTHLERQKGGIGLRGPGETQLETDRRLLRERIKNILRRLGKVEKQREQGRRSRKRAEIPTLALVGYTNAGKSTLFNTLTEADVYAADQLFATLDPTLRKFDLGDIGPVIFADTVGFIRHLPHDLVAAFKATLTETRDADLLIHVVDSFDERRDENQREVNSVLEEIGAHEVPQLLVFNKLDLMEGVTSKIDYNDEGVPERVWLSAQTGEGIELLKQALHERLAPKMVETTLRVPPAEGKLRSRLYAMQCVQGEQANEVGDMLISVRMPDIEWQRLKKQFGERLEKFIN; from the coding sequence TTGTTTGATAGGTATGAAGGTGGCGAGCAAGCTGTTCTTGTCCACGTTAACTTTGTCGCGGAATCGGCGCGTGAAGATTTAGAAGAGCTAAAACTTCTGGTGTCCTCTGCGGGGGTATCGATCGGTGGTGTCGTTACTGGTGCGCGGAATGCGCCCGATGCACGATTGTTTGTTGGCTCGGGTAAAGCAGAAGAAATTGCGGCGCTGGTGAAAGCCTTAAATGCCGATGTCGTTATTTTTAACCATGCTCTCTCTCCTTCCCAAGAAAGAAACCTAGAACGCGTGTTCGAGTGTCGAGTCATCGATCGAACCGGACTTATCCTCGACATTTTTGCGCAACGAGCGCGAACCCATGAAGGTAAGCTACAGGTAGAGCTTGCTCAGCTTCGCCATATTTCTACACGGCTAATTCGTGGTTGGACTCACTTGGAAAGGCAAAAAGGTGGGATCGGCTTGCGAGGACCGGGTGAAACTCAGCTAGAAACAGATAGACGACTCCTGCGTGAACGCATTAAAAACATTTTGCGTCGGCTTGGTAAAGTTGAAAAGCAGCGTGAACAGGGGCGTCGTTCTCGAAAGCGTGCCGAAATTCCAACGCTTGCGTTGGTAGGTTATACCAACGCCGGCAAATCGACTTTGTTCAATACGCTCACTGAAGCCGATGTATATGCAGCAGATCAGTTATTTGCCACGCTCGATCCAACGCTCAGGAAGTTCGATTTGGGAGATATTGGCCCGGTGATCTTTGCGGATACGGTCGGCTTCATACGCCACTTACCGCATGACCTTGTGGCCGCTTTCAAAGCAACATTAACGGAAACGCGAGATGCAGACTTGCTTATTCATGTTGTGGATTCGTTCGATGAGCGTCGAGACGAAAACCAACGTGAAGTGAATAGCGTACTAGAAGAAATTGGCGCTCACGAAGTGCCTCAGTTATTAGTATTCAACAAGCTCGATTTGATGGAGGGCGTAACATCAAAAATCGATTACAACGACGAAGGTGTGCCAGAAAGAGTATGGCTTTCTGCTCAAACAGGCGAAGGAATCGAGCTTTTAAAGCAAGCGCTGCATGAACGCTTAGCACCGAAAATGGTCGAAACAACGTTACGTGTGCCGCCCGCGGAGGGCAAACTGCGCAGCCGGCTATACGCAATGCAATGTGTTCAGGGCGAACAGGCAAATGAAGTCGGAGATATGTTAATATCGGTACGAATGCCCGATATCGAATGGCAAAGATTAAAGAAGCAATTTGGCGAACGCTTAGAAAAGTTTATTAATTAA
- a CDS encoding NAD(P)H-hydrate epimerase, with translation MLKTIPQQLYCPEQVRKHEAHAAQSAGVSLWELMERAGAALFTCFTTYYPKVERVAVLCGKGNNGGDGYIFASLAAARGYQVQVFAAGEPKSEHAQRACEQWLNTGGEINSLEDWFESSAELVIDALLGTGISKPLAGVIRDVVEELNQRDIAVIAADIPTGLHGDKGCALGVAVRAHHTVTMVALKRGLFTGEAARYCGQVEYADLGVMREFRMQTGADAWRLDSEQLTKWLGPRDKIAHKGESGHVLVIGGAQGMAGAAGMCGLAALRAGAGKVSVICGAGQEGLAALTPEMMVRSGSVDDSALLSLLEHADVIALGPGLGQSEWAQQWWQRAIDTEKPLIVDADGLNLLAQLPVERDNWILTPHPAEAARLLACDTARIQADRWAAAKNLHAEYGGTIVLKGAGTLINAGATPYVCAHGTPAMATAGMGDILTGIIAGLYAQSGSLSLQQEEVACAGVLVHALAAENAAGKKTRGIIATDLMEQLASLVNPEH, from the coding sequence ATGCTAAAAACTATACCACAGCAACTCTATTGTCCTGAACAGGTACGCAAACATGAAGCGCATGCGGCTCAGAGTGCGGGCGTGAGTCTATGGGAATTAATGGAACGCGCTGGCGCTGCTCTATTTACTTGTTTTACAACTTATTACCCGAAGGTGGAGCGTGTCGCGGTACTGTGCGGCAAGGGCAATAACGGTGGTGATGGCTATATATTTGCCAGCTTGGCCGCGGCTCGAGGATATCAGGTACAAGTTTTTGCCGCGGGCGAACCCAAGAGCGAACACGCGCAACGAGCATGTGAACAGTGGCTCAACACAGGGGGGGAAATAAACAGCCTTGAAGATTGGTTTGAGAGTTCTGCCGAGTTGGTAATAGATGCGCTTTTAGGAACGGGTATTAGCAAGCCGCTTGCTGGGGTAATAAGAGACGTTGTTGAAGAGTTAAATCAACGTGATATCGCAGTAATCGCAGCAGACATTCCTACCGGTCTACATGGTGATAAAGGTTGCGCTTTAGGAGTCGCCGTTAGAGCGCACCATACCGTTACCATGGTTGCATTAAAGCGTGGGCTGTTCACGGGCGAAGCAGCCAGATATTGTGGTCAAGTTGAATACGCTGATTTGGGAGTTATGCGTGAATTTCGGATGCAAACAGGCGCAGATGCGTGGCGATTGGATTCAGAACAACTCACGAAATGGTTGGGGCCAAGAGACAAAATTGCACATAAAGGTGAGAGTGGCCATGTGCTGGTGATTGGAGGGGCACAAGGAATGGCGGGGGCTGCGGGGATGTGCGGACTTGCGGCCTTGCGAGCAGGTGCCGGTAAAGTGTCGGTAATTTGCGGCGCTGGCCAGGAAGGGTTGGCCGCGCTTACACCTGAGATGATGGTGCGCAGTGGCTCGGTTGACGACTCAGCGTTACTGAGTTTGCTAGAGCACGCAGACGTAATCGCTCTTGGTCCGGGGCTGGGGCAGAGTGAGTGGGCGCAGCAATGGTGGCAACGTGCGATTGATACAGAGAAGCCCCTCATTGTCGATGCCGACGGGCTGAACTTATTAGCGCAACTACCGGTCGAACGAGACAATTGGATACTCACACCGCATCCTGCTGAAGCAGCTCGACTCTTGGCATGCGACACAGCTCGAATACAGGCAGATCGTTGGGCCGCGGCGAAGAACCTGCATGCCGAATATGGCGGAACGATTGTATTGAAGGGTGCAGGAACTTTAATAAATGCCGGTGCAACACCTTATGTTTGCGCTCACGGTACGCCTGCGATGGCAACCGCAGGTATGGGCGATATTCTCACGGGTATCATTGCCGGCTTGTATGCTCAATCAGGGAGCTTATCGTTGCAACAAGAAGAAGTTGCGTGTGCCGGGGTGTTGGTTCATGCACTCGCAGCAGAAAATGCCGCAGGGAAGAAAACTCGTGGCATAATAGCGACAGATTTAATGGAGCAACTGGCTTCTTTGGTGAATCCAGAGCATTGA
- a CDS encoding DNA mismatch repair protein MutL yields MPILKLPTQLANQIAAGEVVERPASVVKELVENSIDAGATDIHIEIERGGHRRIRIRDNGQGIPKDELELALSRHATSKIASLDDLEAILSLGFRGEALASISSVSRLSLTSKTADQESAWRAFCEGRDMQVTIEPASHPTGTTLDVEDLFFNTPARRKFLRTEKTEFGHIDEVVKRIALARPDIGFKLSHNGQVSKHYPQQRKTDHQENGFEARISKVLTSRFTNEAVKLDSELGSLRLRGWISPPTACRHQQDIQYFFVNGRMMRDRLLNHAVRQAYGDSLPEDRHASFVLYLELPAQDVDVNVHPAKHEVRFHQARQVHDFVLSAVRAVLLKASDAEVQEAMAARTSHEYQPPDLSRYVQDNPFTSDASKVKQRGQGYSSGQLKPASQAVSTWNQMRSFAAESAAKVGGEGEEDWQPIYSFGDALLCAKGQQLGVVATQAVTQSATLIQLREQLQTGLAGQPLLLPTQFDFQGIATCVSEYRRHLSLLGVEVRITQANRAAVLTVPALLRQTAISQTLPQLLLQLQEQPADAELLAREDVLTWLAQQKKANVDDTQALLAAWNQLASDERPEIKLIAWQEVLRPCN; encoded by the coding sequence ATGCCTATACTTAAATTGCCAACTCAGTTGGCCAACCAAATAGCCGCTGGAGAAGTCGTTGAGCGGCCAGCTTCGGTCGTGAAAGAACTCGTTGAAAACAGTATCGACGCGGGTGCTACCGATATTCATATCGAAATTGAGCGCGGCGGTCACCGGCGTATTCGTATTCGCGACAATGGGCAAGGTATACCAAAAGACGAGCTTGAATTGGCTTTAAGCAGACATGCAACGAGTAAAATAGCTAGTTTAGACGATTTAGAGGCTATATTGAGTTTAGGCTTTCGGGGCGAGGCACTTGCGAGTATTAGCTCGGTGTCGCGGTTGTCTTTAACGTCTAAAACAGCAGACCAAGAGAGCGCTTGGCGTGCTTTCTGCGAAGGGCGAGATATGCAGGTAACCATCGAGCCCGCGTCTCACCCCACGGGTACAACGCTTGATGTCGAAGATCTGTTCTTTAATACCCCAGCGCGCAGGAAGTTTTTACGTACCGAAAAAACAGAATTCGGGCATATCGATGAGGTGGTAAAACGCATCGCGCTCGCGCGTCCGGATATCGGTTTTAAGTTGAGCCACAATGGCCAAGTTTCGAAGCATTATCCGCAACAACGTAAAACCGACCATCAGGAGAACGGATTCGAAGCGCGCATAAGTAAAGTGCTGACGAGTCGGTTCACGAATGAAGCAGTGAAGCTCGATTCTGAATTAGGGAGCCTTCGACTTCGAGGATGGATATCGCCTCCCACAGCCTGCAGACACCAGCAAGACATTCAATATTTCTTTGTCAACGGTCGTATGATGCGCGATCGACTTCTGAATCATGCGGTGCGGCAGGCGTATGGTGACTCATTACCCGAAGATAGACATGCGTCATTTGTTCTCTATTTAGAGCTCCCGGCACAGGATGTTGACGTAAACGTGCATCCCGCCAAGCATGAAGTTCGATTCCACCAAGCGAGGCAAGTTCATGACTTCGTGCTCAGTGCAGTGCGAGCGGTATTACTAAAAGCCAGTGACGCAGAAGTTCAAGAGGCAATGGCGGCGCGTACAAGCCATGAATATCAGCCACCCGATCTAAGCCGGTATGTGCAAGATAACCCGTTCACCAGCGACGCGAGCAAAGTGAAGCAGCGTGGGCAAGGATATTCATCTGGCCAACTTAAACCAGCCTCACAAGCAGTGAGCACTTGGAACCAAATGCGCTCCTTCGCAGCAGAGAGTGCAGCGAAAGTTGGGGGAGAAGGCGAAGAGGATTGGCAACCGATTTACTCCTTCGGAGATGCGTTGCTCTGTGCCAAAGGTCAGCAACTCGGAGTTGTCGCCACTCAAGCTGTCACGCAATCTGCAACGCTCATACAATTACGTGAGCAGCTACAGACAGGCTTGGCAGGTCAGCCTTTGTTACTTCCCACACAGTTTGATTTTCAAGGTATCGCAACTTGCGTGTCTGAGTACCGTCGACATCTCAGTTTATTGGGAGTGGAAGTTCGTATTACTCAAGCGAATCGCGCCGCCGTACTCACTGTGCCTGCACTCCTTCGACAAACAGCAATTTCACAAACACTGCCACAACTTTTGCTACAATTGCAGGAGCAACCTGCCGATGCAGAATTGCTTGCAAGAGAAGATGTGTTAACGTGGCTGGCGCAACAGAAGAAGGCCAATGTCGATGACACACAAGCGCTATTAGCCGCGTGGAATCAGTTAGCGTCTGACGAACGGCCAGAAATAAAATTAATTGCATGGCAGGAGGTTTTGCGGCCATGCAATTAG